One part of the Podarcis muralis chromosome 3, rPodMur119.hap1.1, whole genome shotgun sequence genome encodes these proteins:
- the BTBD3 gene encoding BTB/POZ domain-containing protein 3 isoform X1 — protein MVDDKGKNMKCLTFFLMLPETVKNRSKKSSKKASSSSGGSSSKLPPVCYEIITLKTKKKKKMAADIFPRKKPANSNTTAVQQYHQQNINNNNIIPAPNWQGLYPTIRERNAVMFNNDLMADVHFVVGPPGGTQRLPGHKYVLAVGSSVFHAMFYGELAEDKDEIRIPDVEPAAFLAMLKYIYCDEIDLAADTVLATLYAAKKYIVPHLARACVNFLETSLSAKNACVLLSQSCLFEEPDLTERCWEVIDAQAELALKSEGFCDIDFQTLESILQRETLNAKEIVVFEAALSWAEVECQRQELPASIENKRKVLGKALYLIRIPTMALDDFANGAAQSGILTLNETNDIFLWYTAAKKPELQFVSNARKGLVPQRCHRFQSCAYRSNQWRYRGRCDSIQFAVDKRVFIAGFGLYGSSCGSAEYSAKIELKRQGVILGQNLSKYFSDGSSNTFPVWFEYPVQIEPDTFYTASVILDGNELSYFGQEGMTEVQCGKVTVQFQCSSDSTNGTGVQGGQIPELIFYA, from the exons ATGGTAGATGACAAGGGAAAGAACATGAAATGTCTCACCTTCTTCTTGATGCTTCCAGAGACAGTTAAGAACAGGTCCAAGAAAAGCTCCAAGAAGGCAAGCAgtagcagtggtggcagcagcagcaagttacCTCCAGTTTGCTATGAAATCATTACCTTGAagactaaaaagaagaagaagatggctgCTGATATTTTCCCCCGAAAGAAGCCGGCGAACAGTAACACCACTGCTGTCCAGCAATACCACCAGCAAaacatcaataacaacaacatcatcCCAGCTCCAAACTGGCAAGGACTGTACCCCACCATCCGAGAAAG AAATGCAGTAATGTTCAACAATGACTTGATGGCAGATGTTCATTTTGTGGTTGGTCCACCAGGTGGGACCCAGCGGTTGCCAGGACACAAA TATGTCTTAGCTGTTGGAAGCTCTGTATTCCATGCAATGTTTTATGGAGAGCTTGCTGAGGACAAAGATGAAATCCGTATACCAGATGTGGAGCCTGCTGCTTTCCTCGCTATGCTGAA ATACATATATTGTGATGAAATTGACTTGGCTGCGGATACAGTTCTGGCAACTCTTTACGCTGCCAAGAAGTACATCGTTCCTCATCTTGCCCGCGCATGTGTTAACTTCCTAGAGACGAGTCTGAGTGCAAAAAACGCTTGTGTACTGCTCTCCCAGAGCTGCTTATTTGAGGAACCAGACCTGACTGAGCGCTGCTGGGAAGTGATTGATGCCCAGGCAGAGCTGGCTTTGAAATCGGAAGGGTTCTGTGACATTGATTTTCAAACACTCGAAAGCATCCTCCAGAGGGAGACCCTGAATGCCAAAGAAATTGTGGTTTTTGAAGCTGCTCTCAGTTGGGCCGAAGTAGAGTGTCAACGCCAAGAGTTACCTGCCAGCATAGAAAACAAGCGCAAAGTCCTTGGGAAGGCCCTCTATCTCATCCGCATCCCTACGATGGCGCTTGATGACTTTGCAAATGGTGCTGCTCAGTCCGGCATCCTGACCCTCAATGAAACAAACGATATCTTCCTTTGGTACACAGCTGCCAAAAAGCCAGAGCTGCAGTTTGTGAGCAATGCCCGGAAAGGTCTTGTCCCGCAACGCTGCCACCGCTTCCAGTCTTGTGCCTACCGCAGCAACCAGTGGCGCTACAGGGGCCGTTGTGACAGCATACAGTTTGCTGTTGACAAGAGAGTGTTCATTGCTGGCTTCGGGCTCTATGGCTCCAGCTGTGGATCGGCCGAATACAGTGCCAAGATTGAACTCAAACGGCAAGGCGTTATCCTAGGGCAAAACTTGAGCAAGTACTTCTCTGACGGATCTAGCAACACTTTCCCCGTGTGGTTTGAGTACCCCGTGCAGATCGAGCCAGATACCTTTTACACAGCTAGTGTGATTCTGGATGGAAATGAACTCAGCTATTTTGGACAGGAAGGGATGACAGAAGTTCAGTGTGGCAAAGTAACTGTGCAGTTCCAGTGTTCTTCAGACAGTACCAATGGCACTGGGGTTCAGGGGGGGCAGATTCCAGAACTTATCTTTTATGCCTGA
- the BTBD3 gene encoding BTB/POZ domain-containing protein 3 isoform X2 yields the protein MAADIFPRKKPANSNTTAVQQYHQQNINNNNIIPAPNWQGLYPTIRERNAVMFNNDLMADVHFVVGPPGGTQRLPGHKYVLAVGSSVFHAMFYGELAEDKDEIRIPDVEPAAFLAMLKYIYCDEIDLAADTVLATLYAAKKYIVPHLARACVNFLETSLSAKNACVLLSQSCLFEEPDLTERCWEVIDAQAELALKSEGFCDIDFQTLESILQRETLNAKEIVVFEAALSWAEVECQRQELPASIENKRKVLGKALYLIRIPTMALDDFANGAAQSGILTLNETNDIFLWYTAAKKPELQFVSNARKGLVPQRCHRFQSCAYRSNQWRYRGRCDSIQFAVDKRVFIAGFGLYGSSCGSAEYSAKIELKRQGVILGQNLSKYFSDGSSNTFPVWFEYPVQIEPDTFYTASVILDGNELSYFGQEGMTEVQCGKVTVQFQCSSDSTNGTGVQGGQIPELIFYA from the exons atggctgCTGATATTTTCCCCCGAAAGAAGCCGGCGAACAGTAACACCACTGCTGTCCAGCAATACCACCAGCAAaacatcaataacaacaacatcatcCCAGCTCCAAACTGGCAAGGACTGTACCCCACCATCCGAGAAAG AAATGCAGTAATGTTCAACAATGACTTGATGGCAGATGTTCATTTTGTGGTTGGTCCACCAGGTGGGACCCAGCGGTTGCCAGGACACAAA TATGTCTTAGCTGTTGGAAGCTCTGTATTCCATGCAATGTTTTATGGAGAGCTTGCTGAGGACAAAGATGAAATCCGTATACCAGATGTGGAGCCTGCTGCTTTCCTCGCTATGCTGAA ATACATATATTGTGATGAAATTGACTTGGCTGCGGATACAGTTCTGGCAACTCTTTACGCTGCCAAGAAGTACATCGTTCCTCATCTTGCCCGCGCATGTGTTAACTTCCTAGAGACGAGTCTGAGTGCAAAAAACGCTTGTGTACTGCTCTCCCAGAGCTGCTTATTTGAGGAACCAGACCTGACTGAGCGCTGCTGGGAAGTGATTGATGCCCAGGCAGAGCTGGCTTTGAAATCGGAAGGGTTCTGTGACATTGATTTTCAAACACTCGAAAGCATCCTCCAGAGGGAGACCCTGAATGCCAAAGAAATTGTGGTTTTTGAAGCTGCTCTCAGTTGGGCCGAAGTAGAGTGTCAACGCCAAGAGTTACCTGCCAGCATAGAAAACAAGCGCAAAGTCCTTGGGAAGGCCCTCTATCTCATCCGCATCCCTACGATGGCGCTTGATGACTTTGCAAATGGTGCTGCTCAGTCCGGCATCCTGACCCTCAATGAAACAAACGATATCTTCCTTTGGTACACAGCTGCCAAAAAGCCAGAGCTGCAGTTTGTGAGCAATGCCCGGAAAGGTCTTGTCCCGCAACGCTGCCACCGCTTCCAGTCTTGTGCCTACCGCAGCAACCAGTGGCGCTACAGGGGCCGTTGTGACAGCATACAGTTTGCTGTTGACAAGAGAGTGTTCATTGCTGGCTTCGGGCTCTATGGCTCCAGCTGTGGATCGGCCGAATACAGTGCCAAGATTGAACTCAAACGGCAAGGCGTTATCCTAGGGCAAAACTTGAGCAAGTACTTCTCTGACGGATCTAGCAACACTTTCCCCGTGTGGTTTGAGTACCCCGTGCAGATCGAGCCAGATACCTTTTACACAGCTAGTGTGATTCTGGATGGAAATGAACTCAGCTATTTTGGACAGGAAGGGATGACAGAAGTTCAGTGTGGCAAAGTAACTGTGCAGTTCCAGTGTTCTTCAGACAGTACCAATGGCACTGGGGTTCAGGGGGGGCAGATTCCAGAACTTATCTTTTATGCCTGA